A region of the Mesoterricola sediminis genome:
TGGATCGCCAACGGGGCCCTCGCCGCCCTCCTCCTCGTCGTGGTGTGGGGCGCGGTGAGCCTGGTCCACTACCTCTCCGCCATCCGCGCCGGCCAGTGGCTGGTCCTCCTCCGCGCCGGGGGCCTGACCCTCTCGCGGGTGCTGGCCTCCACGGCCCTGGGCACCCTGTGGGCGGTGCCCGCGGGGCTGGCCATCGGCCTCAGCCCGCGGTTGAGCCGCATCCTCCAGCCCGTGGTCCAGGTGGCGGCGTCCTTCCCGGCGCCCATGCTGTTCCCCGTGGTGATCGCCTTCCTCGCCCACCTCCACGTGGGCATGGGGTACGGCTGCATCCTCCTGATGCTGCTGGGCACCCAGTGGTACATCCTCTTCAACGTCATCGCCGGCGCCATGGCCATCCCGGGCGACCTCAAGGAGGCCGCGGTCTGCTTCCGGCTCTCGCCCTGGCAGCGCTTCAAGGCCCTCTACCTCCCCGCGACCTTCCCCTACCTGGTCACGGGCTGGGTCACCGCCGCCGGGGGCGCCTGGAACGCCAGCATCGTCGCCGAGTACTACGACTTCCACGGCCAGACCCTCAAGACCTTCGGGCTCGGGGCCACGGTGAGCCAGGCGTTCTACGAGCGCAACCTCACCCTCCTCGCCGCCGGCGTGCTCCTCATGAGCGCCATCGTCGTCCTGTTCAACCGCATCGTGTGGAAGCCCTGCTACAAGCTGGCCCACACGCGCTATTCCCTGACGAAGTGAGGTCAGCGCCATGGCCCAGGTCCAGCCCATCCTCGAACTCCGCGGCGTCCAGAAGTCCTTCGACCGAGGCACCGGCGTGCCCCTGCGCGTCCTGGAGGACATCAACCTCGACATCCGCCCCAACGAGGTGATCTGCCTCATCGGCCCCTCGGGCTGCGGCAAGTCCACCATCATGCGCATCTTCGCCGGCCTCATCGAGCCCACCACGGGCCAGGTCCGGTACCGGGGCCGCCGCCAGGCCGGCCTCAACCCCAACGTCTCCATCGTCTTCCAGGGCTTCGCCCTCTACCCCTGGATGACCGTCGAGGCCAACGTGGAGAACGTCCTCGTCGCCAAGGGCCTCCCGCCCGCGGAGGTCAAGGAGCGCACGAACCGGGCCATCCGCATGGTCGGCCTCGAGGGCTTCGAGGAGGCCTACCCCCGCGAGCTCTCCGGCGGCATGAAGCAGCGCGTGGGCATGGCCCGCGCCCTGTCGGTGGATCCGGAGATCCTCTTCATGGACGAGCCCTTCAGCCAGGTGGACGCCCTCACCGCCGAGGGCCTCCGGGCCGAGATCCTGGACATCTGGGACGACCGGGAGCGCAACCCCTCCTCCATCCTCATGGTGAGCCACGACATCAAGGAAGTGGCCTACATGGCGGACCGGGTCGTCGTGCTCTCCGCCAACCCGGGCCGCATCCGCACCATCGTCGACAACCCCCTGTCCCGCCCCCGCGACACCCGCAGCCCCGAGTTCCTGCGGCTGGTGGACCAGCTCCACGACATCATCACCAGCGCCGAGCTCCCCGACATCCAGGTCAGCACCGTGGAGCCCTCCATGGAGTCCGACATCGTCGAGCCGCTCCCCGGCGCGCAGAACGCCGACATGCTCGGCCTCCTGGAGCTCCTGGAGACCCTGGGCGGCTCCTGCGACCTCTTCCAGGTGGTCTCCCACACCCACGTGCCCTTCGAGAAGGTGCTCACCACGGTGAAGGGCCTGGAGATGCTGGAGCTGGTGGACACCCCCAAGCGCAGCGTCGAGCTGACCGCCCTGGGCCGCCGCTTCGTGCAGGGCGGCATGGACGAGCGCAAGCTGATCTGGCGCGACCAGCTCATGGAGCTCAAGCTCTTCCGGGTCGTCCAGGAGATGCTGGAGCTGCGCGAGGGCGTCCTCGCCCGCGAGGAGCTGATCCAGGAGATCGCCAGCCGCCTCCCCATGGAGGACCCGGAGGTGACCTTCGAGACCATCGTGGCCTGGGGCCGGTTCGGCGAGCTCTTCGCCTACCGCAAGGAGCGCGGCGTCCTCACCTTCGAGTAGCCCCGCGGTTCAGCCCAGGAGCTCGCCGACCTGCTCCGCGAGGCCGGCGGCCTCCACGGGCTTGTACAGGATCCCCGCCACGCCCATCTGGGTCAGCCGGGTGGCCACCTCCTCGTCGTGGTGGGCCGTGATGACGAGGATGCGCATGCCCGCCAGGGCCGCCTCCTCCCGGCAGACCCGCGCCAGGCTCATGCCCGGGCAGTTGGGCATGAGGAAGTCCATCACCAGGAGGTCCGGACCGACCTCCTTGAGCATCCGGACGACCTCGAAGATGCTCGCCGGGTCGATCTCCTCCACCTCGTGCCCGAGCCGGCGCAGGACGGTGGCCGTGAAGGTCCGGGCCAGGCGGCTGTCGTCCACGATCGCGATCTTGGCCATGTCGTCCCCGGATGGGGCCCGGGCGCGGCGCCGGGCCATGGATCGGCACCACTGTAGCGCACCCGGCCCGCGCCAGGACGTATAATCGCCCGGAAAGGCGGGAATCCATGGCCAGACTCTTCGAGCCCCTCCAGCTCCGGGAGGTCGTCCTCCCCAACCGCATCGCCGTCTCCCCCATGTGCCAGTACTCGGCCGTGGCGGGCCTCCCCAACGACTGGCACCTGGTCCACCTGGGCGGCCTGGCCCAGGGGGGGGCGGGGCTCGTGATCACCGAGGCGGCCGCCGTGGCCCCGGAAGGGCGCATCAGCGGGGCGGACCTGGGCCTCTGGAACGGCGCCCAGGCCGAGGCCCTGGCCCGCATCAACGCCTTCGTGGCGTCCCAGGGCGCCGTGCCCGGCGTCCAGCTGGCCCACGCGGGCCGGAAGGCCGGCTCCGGGGCGCCCTGGCTGGGCGGCGGGGTCCCGCCCGCCTCCTGGACGGGCGTGGCTCCCAGCCCGCTCCCCTTCGACACGGACTGGCCCGTGCCCCGGGCCCTGGACGCGGAGGGCCTCCGCGGCGTCGCCGCGGCCTTCCGGGACGCCGCGGGCCGGGCCCTGGACGCGGGCTTCCGGGTCGTGGAAGTGCACGCCGCCCACGGCTACCTGCTGCACCAGTTCCTGTCGCCCCTCACCAACCGGCGCGAGGACGCCTACGGTGGGAGCCTGGAGGGGCGGAGCCGCCTCCTGCGGGAGGTGGTGGCCGCCGTCCGGACCGTGTGGCCCGAGCGGCTGCCCCTCTTCGTGCGGCTCTCCTGCACGGATTGGGTGGAGGGCGGCTGGGACCCGGAGGCCAGCGTGGAGCTGGCCCGCTGGCTGAAACCCCTGGGCGTGGACCTGGTGGACTGCTCCTCGGGGGGCCTCGTCCCCCGCGCGGCGATCCCCGCGGGCCCCGGCTACCAGGTTCCCTTCGCCGCCCGCATCCGGCGCGAGGCCGGCCTGCCCACGGGCGCCGTCGGCCTCATCACCGGCGCCGCCCAGGCCGAGGCCATCCTGGAGGCCGGCGAGGCCGACCTCGTCCTCCTGGGCCGGGAGCTCCTCCGCAACCCCCGCTGGCCCCTGGCCGCGGCCCGGGAGCTGGGGGCAGTCGTGCCCTGGCCCGCCCAGTACGCCCGCGGCAGCCGCGAACCGGTCCCCCTCCGCGGCTAGGCGGGCAACTGCCCGGAGGCCTCGGCCCGGCGCCGGGTGTCGGCGTCGACCAGGGCGCGGATCTCCGCGAAGAGGGGGTCCGCGGCCGTGTAGCGCCGGCCGTAGTCCAGGTTGAAGGCGTAGTCGAAGTCCTCGGGGTTGTCCCCCTGGTTGTGCTGGATGATCGTCTCCAGCTTGTCCAGGGCCTTCACGGCCTTGGCCTCGGGGGTCAGGCCGGCCTCGTACTCCTCCCACAGGGCCAGGAGCTCGGTCCGCACCCCCTCGGGCAGGGTCGCGGTCAGGACCTCCAGGTCCGCCCGCTCCTGGTCGGACTTGCCGGCCGCCAGATGCAGCGCCACCGCGGGGACATCCCCGTGGATGGCCTCGCCCAGGTCGTGCACGACGCAGAGCTTGAGGACGCGCTCCAGGTTCACGGGCTCCAGCCGGTCGGCGAAGACGAGGGCCATGAGGCAGAGCCGCCAGGTGTGTTCCGCCGTGCTCTCCCGCCGTCCCTGGGAGGTGTGCGCCGAGCGCAGGACGTTCTTGAGGCGCTCGGCCTCCTGGATGAAGGCGAGGCGTCCGTTCAAATCACTCATGGTCGTTCCACGGCGGGGAGGTCCCGGGCTCCAGTCTATCAGCAGGGCCCCCCGGCGAGGCCCCACACCCGGCCGAGCGCCGGCGCCGCCCCGGCCTCCGGCCGCGCCAGCACATCGATGCGCCAGGGCGCCTCCAGGCGCTCGCTGATCCAGGGGAAGGGCTCCTCCGGCCGGCCCAAAGGCCGGTGGACGGCCACCCGGGCCAGCCCCGCCCCCGCGTACAGGGCCTGGTACTGGGCCTCCGGGCAGAACACATCGGGAACGGGCCGGGCGTCGGGCACGTCCTTCATGACGGTGTAGACCAGGTCCCCCGGCCGCGCCGCGCGGTTCCCGGGGAAGCCCGCGGTGGAGAAGGAGGCCCACTCCAGGCGGTAGAGGGCCTCCGAGCTGACCAGGTTGAGGAGGCGGCCCCCCGGCGCCAGGAGCCCCGCCAGCTGGCGGAACAGGGCGGGCTTGGCCTCCGGGCGGACATTGTCGAAGGTGAAGGCGCAGAGGATCCGCGCGTAGCGCCCGGGGGCGAGCAGGGACAGGTCCCCGTCCGGGACCCGGAGGTACGTGCCCTCCCCGTCCCGGAGCCGGGCCTGGGCCAGCATGGCTTCCGAGCAGTCGGCGCCCTCGGCCTGGAAGCCCAGGGCGCGCAGGAAGCGGGTGGAGCGCCCCGCCCCGCACCCGAAGTCCAGGGCCCGGCCCCGGCCGGGCCCCAGAAGGGCGGGCAGGTCCCGGAAGGCCAGGTGGTAGGTGCCCGGGAACTGCAGCTGGGCGTACGCTTCGGCGCGGACGGCGTCCGCGTAGGTGTTGGCGAAGGACATGGCGGCTCCCGGCGCGGCGAGGCCGCGCCCATGGACAGGTGGCGAGACGGGGGGTCAGGTTCCGCGGAGGGCCCGCAGGCCCACGGCCAGGCGTTCGATGCCCCGGGCGATTTCCGCCTCGTCCAGGGTGGAAATGGAAAGGCGCACCCAGCGGGGACCTTCAGCCGGGCAGGGGAAGAAGCTGCGTCCGTCCCGCACGGCCACCCCGTGGCGGGCGAGGGCGGCCTCCAGGTCCAGGGCCGGGTCGAACCCGGTCAGGCGCAGCCAGAGCAGGTAGCCCCCCGCGGGCGCCTCCCAGGCGGCCCAGGCGGGGTCCAGGTGGCGGCGGAGGGCCGCGAGGGCCGCGTCCATGCGCCGCCGGAAGCACCGGTGGAGGCGGGCCAGGTGCTGGTCGAACCGGCCCAGGCGGATGAAGTCCTCGAGGCCCTCCTGGAGCAGGGGGGGCGGCCCCAGCTCCCCGGCGGCGCGCAGGGCGGTGAGGCCGGCCACGCAGGGCTCCGGAGCCGCGATCCAGCCCAGGCGCAGGCCCGGGAAAAGGATCTTGGAGAAGGTGCCCGCGTAGATCACCAGGCCGGACCGGTCCAGGGCCTTGAGGGGCTGGATGGCCCGGCCGAAGTACTTCATCTCCTCCGTGAAGCCGTCCTCCAGGATGGGCAGGCCCGCCGCCCCGCAGAGCGCCAGCAGGCGCTCCCGCTGGGCCGGGTCCAGGCTCCGGCCGGTCGGGTTGCGGAAACTGGGCATCACGTAGGCCAGGGCGGGCCGCTCCCGGCGCACCAGGGCCTCCAGGGCCGCGAAGTCCGGCCCCCCGGGGCCTTCCGGCACGGCCAGGGCCCGCAGCCCCAGGAGGCCCAGGAGCCGGAGGAACTGGTTGTAGGTGGGGGTCTCCACCAGGACGGCGTCGCCGGGCCGGGCGACGCCGCGCAGGACCAGCTCCAGGGCCTGCTGCGAGCCGTGGGTGACGAGGATCTCCTCCGGGGCCGCCGCCACCCCGTGCTGGGCCATGCGGGCCGCCAGCAAGGCCCGGAAGCCCGGCTGTCCCTGGGGGTCCCCGTAGGCCAGCACCTCGGGCCCCCGGCGCCGGAGCACGGAGCGGAGCGAACGTTCGAAGGCCGCCACCGGCATGAGGCGCGGGTCCATGGTGAAGTCCGCGAAGGAGATCGCTCCCTCCGGCCGGACGGGGCGCCGCGGCAGGCGCCCGAGGTCGGCCAGGCGCGCCTCCCAGGGGAAGCCCGGCGCCCCCGCCGGGGGGGCGGGTATCAGGCCGCCGCGGGGACGAACCCGGGGCTGGGCGCCGGGCCGGAGGTCCAGGCAGCCCTGGGCCCACAGGTCCTGGTAGGCCGCCGCCACCGTGCTCCGGTGCAGGCCCAGCTGTTCGGCCAGGAGCCGGGTGGAAGGCAGGGCCTCCCCCGGCTTGAGCGCGCCCCGGGCGATCAGGGCCTGGACCTGGGTGACGACCTGCTTCCCCTTGGGTCCCCCGTCCTCCTTGATGGCCAGCAGCATGGCAGCCTCCGGACCCCACTGTAGACCCGTCTGGCTGGTCGAATCCGGCCAGTGGGCCGCCTTTCGGAGCCTGCCAGTGGGGGCGGCTCCCGTCCAACCGAGGGAGCGAACGCTTGCGGGACCGGCCCCCTTCGCCCACACTGGCTGCGCCTCCGGAGTCCGCCGTGGTCCTTGAAAGCCAGCGCGCGCCCATGACCCTCCTCCAACTCGCCGCCCTCGCCGTCGGCGCCCTGCTCCTGGTCCTGGGCCGGCCCCAGGGGACCTGGCCCCCCACCCCGGGCACGGCCGGGTTCCTCCTCGGGGCCCTGGTCTTCGGGCTGGGCGCCGTCGCCCTGCTCCTGGGCGAGGCACGGCGGGTGGAGGTGGGTCCCGCGGGCGTCCGGCTGGTGGTGACCTGGCGGGGGGGCCGGGTCCGCCGGGTGGACATCCCGGTCGCCGACATCCGGGATCTGGCCCTGAGCGGCCTGGGCGACGCCACCGATGGCACCCGGGCCTACGACCTGGTGGTCCTGTGCCGGGACGGCCGGGAGGTCCACCTCTTCGGGGGCTGCGCCTTCGAGGGCCGCCTGGACCGGGACCGCCTCGAGGGCCTCCGCCAGGAGGCCCGGCAGATCCTCGGCCTGGGCGCCTGACAGAAAAGAGGGGTTGCCGCCCGGCGGGCAGGCATGGCTACAATGGCCTCCCCCAGGAGGCCCCATGATCGCTCCCGCCATGCAGACCGCCATCAACGCCCAGATCAACTGCGAACAGGCCTCGGCCCAGCTCTACCTCGCCATGGCCGGCCACTGCGCCTCCCTCAGCTTCAAGGGCTTCGCCCACTGGCTCAAGGTCCAGGCTGGCGAGGAAACGGCCCATGCCGACCGCCTCATCCAGTTCCTCCTCGACCGGGGGGGCCGCCTCGAACTCCAGACCGTCCCCGCCCCGCCCCAGACCTTCGGCGGCATCATCGAGGTCTTCGAGCAGGTGCTGCAGCATGAGAAGGGCATCACGGCCCGGATCAACGACCTCTTCGCCGCTGCCCGGGACGCCCGGGACTTCGCCACCGAGATCGCCCTGCAGTGGTACGTCACCGAGCAGGTCGAGGAGGAGGCCAAGGTCTCCGAGATCGTGGACCACCTCCGCGCCGTCGGCGACAAGGGCGGCGCCATCTGGTACCTCGATTCGAAGATGGGCAAGCGCCAGGCCTAGAAACCGTCCTCCAGGGCCTCGTCGCCCAGGTCGGGGTCCACGGCTTCCCAGCGGGCCCGGGCCTGGAAGGCCGGGTCCTCCAGGCGAGCCAGGAAGGCCACCATGCGGGCGCCCCAGGCCGACCGGGCCGCCTCCCCCGCGGGCGCATGGGGCAGCAGGTCGGCGGGGGCCTCTTCCAGGCAGAGCTGGACGAGGATGAGGGTCTGGCGGTAGCCCGCCCCCACGGGGAGCAGGTTGGCGGAGAGGGTCTCCAGGCTCTCCGCCAGGTCCCCCTCGCTCTGCGCCGCCAGGCCGTCCAGGACCTCCGACGCCTGGTGGCAGGCGCGCACGAGCTTCGCGTGGAGGCGCTCCAGGTCCTCCCGGCCCGCGCCGGTGGCCAGGGCGTGGGCCGCGTCCTCCAGGTGGGGGTGGAGTTTCTTGAAGAGGAGCTGAAGGGCCTGGGAGGCGGGATTGAGGACGTCCATGGCAGGAATTATCCCTGAAAAACCGTTCAATGACCGCGAATGGGAATTGATATACGATACGGCGCCAGTTCCCCCAACCCCACCCTGATCCGACCGCCAGGAGGCGACGCCATGGCCCCAGTCCCCGAGAGCGAATCCCAGTTCTCCAGCGAGGTGTACCCCCCCTCGGAGGCCATGCGGGCCCGGGCCCACCTGCCGTCCATGGAGGCCTACCGGGCGCTCTACGACCGCAGCGTGCGGGAACCCGAGGCCTTCTGGGAGGAGCAGGCCCTCACGCAGCTCGACTGGTTCCACCCCTTCAGCAAGGTCCGGGAGTACGACTTCGAGTGGGGCCAGGTGCAGTGGTTCCTCAATGGGCGCCTCAACGCCTGCCACAACTGCGTGGACCGCCACGCCTCGCAGCGGGGCACCCAGACCGCCCTCATCTGGGAGTCCGACACCCCCGGCGAGGGCCGGAGCGTGGACTACCGCGAGCTCCAGCGCGAGGTCTGCCGGCTGGCCAACGTGCTCCGGCACCACGGCATCCGGAAGGGGGACCGCGTCGCCATCTACATGCCCATGATCCTCGAGGCCGTCTACGCCATGCTGGCCTGCGCGCGGATCGGCGCCGTGCACAACGTGGTGTTCGCGGGGTTCTCGGCGGAGAGCCTGCGGGACCGCATCAACGACGCGCGCTGCAAGGCGGTGATCACCGCCGACGAGGGCATCCGCGGCGGGAAGATCATTCCCCTCAAGCGCACCGTGGACGAGGCCGTCATGGCCTGCCCCACCGTCAAGTTCGTCTTCGTGGCCCAGCGCACCGGCAACAAGATCCCCTTCTACCCCCAGCGGGACGTGTGGCTCCGCCCGGCCATGGACGCGGAGCGGCCCTTCTGCCCCATCGAGCACGTGGACGCCGAGGACACCCTCTTCCTGCTCTACACCTCCGGCAGCACGGGCAAGCCCAAGGGCGTCGCCCACACGACGGCGGGCTACCTCCTGCACGCGGCCCTTTCCCACCGCTACGTCTTCGACTACCAGCCCGGCGACGTCTACGCCTGCGTGGCGGACATCGGCTGGATCACGGGCCACTCCTACGTCGTGTACGGCCCCCTCTGCAACGGCGCCACGACGGTCCTCTTCGAGAGCGTGCCCACCTTCCCGGACGCGGGCCGCTACTGGGAGATGGTCGAGCGCCTGGGCATCACCCAGTTCTACACGTCCCCCACCGCCATCCGCGCCGTGGCCCGCGAGGGCGACGAATTCGTCAAGCGGCACGACCGCTCCTCCCTGCGCATCCTGGGCAGCGTCGGCGAGCCCATCAATCCCGAGGCGTGGAAGTGGTACCACACCCAGGTCGGAGAGGGGCGCTGCCCCGTCGTCGACACGTGGTGGCAGACGGAGACCGGCGGCATCATGATCAGCCCCATGCCGGGCGCCACGCCCCTGAAGCCCGGTTCGGCGACCTTCCCCTTCTTCGGGGTCGAGCCCGTCGTCCTGGACGAGCAGGGCCGGGAGATCGAGGGCAACGGCGTCACGGGGCTCCTGGCCATCCGGAACCCCTGGCCCGGCATGGCCCGCACGATCCAGAACGACCACCAGCGCTTCGTCGAGACCTACCTGAGGCCCTTCATGGGCTACTACATCACCGGGGACGGCTGCCGCCGGGACGAGGACGGCTACTACTGGATCACCGGGCGCGTCGACGATGTCATCAACGTCTCCGGCCACCGCATGGGCACCGCCGAGGTCGAGAGCGCCCTCGTCACCCACCCGGGCTGCGCCGAGGCCGCCGTCGTCGGCTTCCCCCACGACATCAAGGGCCAGGGCATCTTCGCCTACGTCATCCTCAACGCGGGATGGGAGGAGGGGCAGGAGCTCATCGGCGAGCTCAAGAACGAGGTCCGCCACCACATCGGCCCCTTCGCCACGCCCGACCTCATCCTCATCGCGCCTGGCCTCCCCAAGACGAGGAGCGGTAAGATCATGCGACGCATCCTGCGCAAGATCGCCTCCGAGGACTACGGGGAGCTGGGGGACATCACCACCCTGGCCGACCCGACGGTCGTCGAGGCCCTCATCGAGAAGAGGAAATCGATCAGATGAGCTTCGTCCTCGCCCTGGACCAGGGCACCACCAGCAGCCGCGCCCTCCTCTTCGACGGGGAGGGCGCTGTCCGTTCTGTCGCCCAGAAGGAGTTCGCGCAGCACTTTCCCCGGCCCGGCTGGGTGGAGCACGACGCGCGCGAGATCTGGGAGACCCAGCTCGCCACGGCCCGGGAGGCCCTGGCCGCAGCCGGCGCCCGGCCCCGGGACGTGGCCGCGGTGGGCATCACCAACCAGCGGGAGACCACGGTCCTCTGGGACCGCGCCACGGGCGAGCCCCTCGCCCCGGCCATCGTGTGGCAGGACCGGCGCACCGCGGGCCTCTGCGAGGAGCTGCGGACCCGCGGCCTGGGCCCCCTCTTCCAGGAGCGCACGGGCCTCGTCCTCGACGCCTACTTCTCCGGCACCAAGCTGAAGTGGCTGCTGGACGAGATCCCCGGCGCCCGGGCCCGGGCGGAGCGGGGCGAGCTGGCCTTCGGGACCATCGACGCGTGGCTGGCCTGGAACCTCACCGGCCGCCACGTCACGGATCCCAGCAACGCCTCGCGCACCCTCCTCTTCGACATCCACCGCAACCGGTGGGACGAGGAGCTGCTGGGCATCCTGGACATCCCCGCCGCGGTGCTGCCCGCCGTCGCCGACTCCAGCGGCCCCCTGGGCACCATCCGGCCCGAGCTCTTCGGCGGGCCCCTGACCCTGGCCGGCATGGCCGGGGACCAGCAGGCCGCGACCTTCGGCCAGGCCTGCCTGGAACCCGGCATGGCCAAGAACACCTACGGCACGGGCTGCTTCATGCTCATGAACACCGGGGACCGGCCGGTGCTGAGCCGGAACCGCCTCCTCAGCACCACCCTCTGGAAAGTGGGCGACCGCCTGGACTACGCCCTGGAGGGAAGCGTCTTCATGGCGGGGGCCGCCGTGCAGTGGCTGCGGGACGGCCTCGGCATCATCGCCACCTCCGCCGAGGTGGAGCCCCTGGCCCGCTCCGTCCCGGACAGCGGCGGCGTGTTCCACGTCCCCGCCTTCACCGGCCTGGGCGCGCCCTGGTGGGACCCCGCCGCGCGGGGGGCCTTCTTCGGGCTCACCCGGGGCAGCCACAAGGGGCACCTGGCCCGCGCGGTGCTGGAGAGCATCGCCTACCAGACCGCGGACCTGCTCACCGCCATGGAGGCGGATTCGGGCATCCGGCTGCGGGAGCTGCGGGTGGACGGGGGCGCCTCCCGGAACGACCTCCTCATGCAGTTCCAGGCCGATGTCCTCGGCGTCACCGTGGTGCGGCCCCGGGTCACCGAGACGACGGCCCTGGGCGCGGCCTACCTGGCCGGCCTCGCCGTGGGCTTCTGGGACACCCCCGAGCAGCTCGCCCGCAACTGGCGCCCCGAGGCCCGCTTCGAGCCGACCCTGGACGCCACCGAGCGCTCCGCCCGCCTGGACCGCTGGCACCGGGCCGTGGCGCGCGCCAAGGACTGGGCGGACTGACGGGCCCCTTGACCCCGCTGTACGGATTGTTACAATCCATGGATGATCCGTATAGCCTGGAGGCCCGCCGATGGGGATCGTGAACCTCGATGACGACCTGCACGACCAGGTGCGGAAGGCCAGCGCCGTCGCCTGCCGCTCCATCAATGCGCAGGCCGGGTACTGGATCCGCATCGGCATGCTGTGCGAAATGAACCCGACCCTGCCCTACCAGGAGCTCCTGGCGCGCGCCTTCCGGGCCGCGGGGGTCGAGGCGCCCGCGGCCGGCGCGCCCCTGTGATCAAGGGGCCGGAGGCGCTCCGGAAGCTGGCCGAGTCGGGCCGGCTGCTGGCATCCGTCTTCAGGCACCTGGACACCTACGACCTAGCCGGCCTGTCGACCCTGCGCGTCAACGATATCGTTGAAGCCTTCATCGTGAACGACCTCCACGCCCGTCCCGCCAGCAAGGGCCAGTACGGCTACGCCTACGCGCTGAACGCCTCCCGCAACGAGGTGGTCTGCCACGGGGTGCCCTCCGCGTCGGACGTGCTCCGGAGCGGGGATATCGTGAATTTCGACATCACCCTGGAAAAGGACGGGTTCATCGCGGATTCCAGCAAGACCTACCTGATCGGCGAGGTCGCGCCCTCCGCCCGGCGGCTGGTCCGGGTCGCTTATGAATCCCTTTGGAAAGGCATCCAGGCCGTTCGCCCTGGCGCGCGCCTCGGCGACATCGGCCATGCCATCGCCCGCCATGCCCGGGAGCACGGGTGCTCCGTGGTGGAGGACTATTGCGGGCACGGGATCGGCCAGAAGATGCACGAACCCCCCGAGGTCCTGCACTGGGGCCGGCCCGGGACCGGGCTCCCGCTGAGGGAGGGCATGGTGTTCACGATCGAGCCCATGATCAACCAGGGCCATCGTTCGGTCCGGACCCAGGCGGATGGCTGGACCGTGGTGACCTGCGACGGCGCCTGGTCGGCCCAGTTCGAGCACACGATCGCCGTGACCCGGCAGGGGGCCCGGGTCCTGACGCTCCGCCCCGGCGAGGCCTGGGACCGCTGAACCCGGCCCGCGCCCCTCCGGGAATCGGTCGGGCCCCCTTGCCATGAATGAATTAATTATTACATTGGGTGGAACACCATGGCCGCCCTCCTCCACCCTCCCCTCCCCTCGTCCCGCATTCCCACCTGGGAACGCCGGCGGACTCCGGACCGCCGGCGATGGAACGGCAACCGCAAGGGCGATCCCCAGGTGCCCCGGCTGGAATGGAGCCTGGAGATCCGGCCCCAGCGCCTCGCCCTCATCGTCGGCGGGGCGGCCCTCGCCTGGGTCCTGCTGCTCTTCCTGGCCTTCCGGTAGGGGTCCCAGGGCGGGCTTGCCAATTAGATGTTTGAACATATAATTGGGGGTGCGAGGTGCATCATGACCCGGCTCCCGGTGCTGTTCGTCTCCCACGGTTCGCCCATGCTGGCCCTGGAGGGGCCGGCCCATCCGTACGTCCGGGATCTGGCCGCCTTCGCCCGGACCCTCCCGGACCGGCCCCGGGCGGTGCTGGTCCTCTCCGCCCACTGGCAGACCAGCGACCTGCGGGTCACCGCCGCGCCGCGGCCGGGGACGCTCCATGATTTCTATGGCTTCCCGCCCGAACTCCACGCGATCGACTACCCGGCCCCCGGCGATCCGGGCCTGGCCCGGGAGGTGGCGGCCCTCACCGGGGCCGCCCTGGACGCGGACCGGCCCCTGGACCACGGGGCCTGGGCCGTGCTCCGCCACCTGTTCCCCGCCGCCGACGTGCCCGTCGTCCAGCTCAGCCTGCCCCGCCGGGACCCGGCCGGCCTGGTGGCCCTGGGCGCGGCCCTGCGCCCCCTGCGGGACGCGGGGA
Encoded here:
- the acs gene encoding acetate--CoA ligase, encoding MAPVPESESQFSSEVYPPSEAMRARAHLPSMEAYRALYDRSVREPEAFWEEQALTQLDWFHPFSKVREYDFEWGQVQWFLNGRLNACHNCVDRHASQRGTQTALIWESDTPGEGRSVDYRELQREVCRLANVLRHHGIRKGDRVAIYMPMILEAVYAMLACARIGAVHNVVFAGFSAESLRDRINDARCKAVITADEGIRGGKIIPLKRTVDEAVMACPTVKFVFVAQRTGNKIPFYPQRDVWLRPAMDAERPFCPIEHVDAEDTLFLLYTSGSTGKPKGVAHTTAGYLLHAALSHRYVFDYQPGDVYACVADIGWITGHSYVVYGPLCNGATTVLFESVPTFPDAGRYWEMVERLGITQFYTSPTAIRAVAREGDEFVKRHDRSSLRILGSVGEPINPEAWKWYHTQVGEGRCPVVDTWWQTETGGIMISPMPGATPLKPGSATFPFFGVEPVVLDEQGREIEGNGVTGLLAIRNPWPGMARTIQNDHQRFVETYLRPFMGYYITGDGCRRDEDGYYWITGRVDDVINVSGHRMGTAEVESALVTHPGCAEAAVVGFPHDIKGQGIFAYVILNAGWEEGQELIGELKNEVRHHIGPFATPDLILIAPGLPKTRSGKIMRRILRKIASEDYGELGDITTLADPTVVEALIEKRKSIR
- the glpK gene encoding glycerol kinase GlpK produces the protein MSFVLALDQGTTSSRALLFDGEGAVRSVAQKEFAQHFPRPGWVEHDAREIWETQLATAREALAAAGARPRDVAAVGITNQRETTVLWDRATGEPLAPAIVWQDRRTAGLCEELRTRGLGPLFQERTGLVLDAYFSGTKLKWLLDEIPGARARAERGELAFGTIDAWLAWNLTGRHVTDPSNASRTLLFDIHRNRWDEELLGILDIPAAVLPAVADSSGPLGTIRPELFGGPLTLAGMAGDQQAATFGQACLEPGMAKNTYGTGCFMLMNTGDRPVLSRNRLLSTTLWKVGDRLDYALEGSVFMAGAAVQWLRDGLGIIATSAEVEPLARSVPDSGGVFHVPAFTGLGAPWWDPAARGAFFGLTRGSHKGHLARAVLESIAYQTADLLTAMEADSGIRLRELRVDGGASRNDLLMQFQADVLGVTVVRPRVTETTALGAAYLAGLAVGFWDTPEQLARNWRPEARFEPTLDATERSARLDRWHRAVARAKDWAD
- a CDS encoding ParD-like family protein — translated: MGIVNLDDDLHDQVRKASAVACRSINAQAGYWIRIGMLCEMNPTLPYQELLARAFRAAGVEAPAAGAPL
- the map gene encoding type I methionyl aminopeptidase → MIKGPEALRKLAESGRLLASVFRHLDTYDLAGLSTLRVNDIVEAFIVNDLHARPASKGQYGYAYALNASRNEVVCHGVPSASDVLRSGDIVNFDITLEKDGFIADSSKTYLIGEVAPSARRLVRVAYESLWKGIQAVRPGARLGDIGHAIARHAREHGCSVVEDYCGHGIGQKMHEPPEVLHWGRPGTGLPLREGMVFTIEPMINQGHRSVRTQADGWTVVTCDGAWSAQFEHTIAVTRQGARVLTLRPGEAWDR
- a CDS encoding dioxygenase family protein is translated as MTRLPVLFVSHGSPMLALEGPAHPYVRDLAAFARTLPDRPRAVLVLSAHWQTSDLRVTAAPRPGTLHDFYGFPPELHAIDYPAPGDPGLAREVAALTGAALDADRPLDHGAWAVLRHLFPAADVPVVQLSLPRRDPAGLVALGAALRPLRDAGILIVASGGLVHNLRLADFAAPDGQVDPWAREAETWFVTRLEEGRTEDLLAHRDRWPRSAWAAPTTEHLDVLFPALGAATPGAAPRSVHEGWQLANMSLRCLAWA